A part of Caldicellulosiruptor owensensis OL genomic DNA contains:
- the flgF gene encoding flagellar basal-body rod protein FlgF produces the protein MIRGIYTSASGMILNQKLMDITANNVANVSTTGFKRDVAQVESFRNMLVYRIYDKTSSPDNAIGYMSLGSDVSRIVSDFSQGLYIKTDEPLNLAIRGNGFFTVEVPESEGGQQVLYTRNGAFTLNSRGELVTIDGFYVLGQNGRIVLQNHGQIRIDDQGNIYQNGRFVDRLRIVDFQDKQLLRKVGNNLFEADAGAQQIPFSGKILQGYLEGSNVNSVQEMVNMINVLRAYEANQKAFTIQDETLQKAISEIARK, from the coding sequence ATGATTAGAGGAATTTACACATCGGCATCGGGGATGATTTTGAATCAAAAACTAATGGACATAACAGCAAACAACGTGGCAAATGTGAGCACAACCGGATTTAAAAGAGATGTTGCACAGGTTGAAAGTTTCAGAAACATGCTTGTCTACAGGATATACGACAAAACTTCTTCGCCTGACAATGCAATAGGGTATATGTCGCTCGGTAGCGATGTGTCAAGGATTGTGAGCGATTTTTCCCAGGGGCTTTACATAAAAACAGATGAGCCTTTGAACTTAGCAATAAGAGGGAATGGATTTTTTACTGTGGAAGTGCCTGAAAGTGAGGGGGGTCAGCAAGTTCTTTATACCAGAAATGGTGCGTTTACTTTAAATTCGCGGGGAGAGCTTGTTACAATTGATGGTTTTTACGTCCTTGGACAGAACGGAAGAATTGTCCTTCAAAATCACGGGCAAATAAGAATAGACGATCAGGGAAATATTTATCAGAATGGAAGATTTGTTGACAGGCTCAGAATTGTTGATTTTCAGGACAAGCAATTGCTTCGCAAAGTTGGCAATAACCTGTTTGAAGCAGATGCTGGTGCACAGCAGATACCATTTTCAGGCAAAATCCTTCAGGGGTATTTGGAAGGCTCTAATGTAAATTCAGTTCAAGAGATGGTCAACATGATAAACGTGCTGCGGGCGTATGAAGCAAACCAGAAGGCGTTTACCATTCAGGATGAGACATTGCAAAAGGCAATAAGTGAGATTGCAAGAAAATAA
- the mreB gene encoding rod shape-determining protein, whose translation MAFGTDIGIDLGTATVLVYVKGKGIVLKEPSVVAIEQTRKQILAVGEEARRMIGRTPGNIVAVRPLRDGVISDYEVTEAMLKYFLGKVLGKRVFFKPRVVVCVPSGVTEVEKRAVLDATYEAGAKQTFLIEEPIAAAIGAGLDISRPVGCMVIDIGGGTTDIAVISLGGAVVSESIKVAGDKFDEAIIRYIRKKHSVAIGERTAEELKINIGCAYKKPKVETMEVRGRSLLTGLPKTITVTSEEMLLALEEPVSAIIEAVHRVLENTPPELAADITTTGIVMTGGGSLLWGLDKLISEKTGIPTRIADDPVSCVALGTGKALEALDVLEASLIKDPRVR comes from the coding sequence TAAAAGAACCATCAGTTGTTGCGATAGAACAGACGAGAAAACAGATTTTAGCAGTTGGAGAAGAAGCAAGGCGCATGATTGGAAGAACACCGGGCAATATCGTGGCTGTAAGACCTCTTCGCGACGGTGTCATCTCAGACTATGAGGTTACAGAGGCAATGCTGAAATATTTTTTGGGCAAAGTTCTTGGCAAGAGGGTATTTTTCAAGCCGAGGGTTGTTGTGTGTGTACCATCGGGGGTGACTGAGGTTGAAAAAAGAGCAGTTTTAGATGCAACATATGAGGCAGGCGCAAAACAAACATTTTTAATAGAAGAACCAATTGCAGCTGCGATTGGAGCAGGGCTTGACATATCAAGACCTGTAGGGTGTATGGTGATTGACATCGGTGGTGGGACAACAGACATTGCAGTAATTTCTCTTGGTGGGGCGGTTGTCAGTGAATCGATTAAAGTTGCAGGGGATAAATTTGATGAAGCAATTATCCGATATATAAGAAAGAAGCACAGCGTTGCAATTGGTGAAAGAACTGCTGAGGAGCTTAAGATAAACATTGGATGTGCATACAAAAAACCGAAAGTTGAAACAATGGAGGTGCGGGGAAGAAGCCTTCTTACCGGTCTTCCAAAGACAATAACTGTCACATCTGAGGAGATGCTTTTGGCATTAGAAGAGCCTGTTTCGGCTATAATTGAAGCTGTGCACAGGGTTTTAGAAAATACACCACCTGAACTTGCAGCAGACATTACCACAACTGGAATAGTGATGACAGGCGGAGGAAGCCTTTTGTGGGGGCTTGACAAGCTTATCTCTGAAAAAACAGGAATTCCAACAAGGATTGCAGATGATCCTGTGTCGTGCGTTGCACTTGGAACAGGAAAGGCGTTAGAAGCATTAGATGTTTTGGAAGCAAGTCTTATAAAAGACCCGAGAGTCAGATAA